The nucleotide window TTTAGATTATCCTATATTTCCGATTTAATTACCCAGAAATTAACCAGTGCGGAAAAATCTCCGATAGAAGAGGGAGATTTAGGATTTTATCGGGGAGAATACGAACGGCTGTATGAAGAATTAGAACAAGCCAGTCAGTCGAGTGAACTACCTGCCACACCCTCGGCAAAAGAGGCGTTAAATGACCTGCTAATTCGGTTACGCTTGAATGGGGAAGATGGGGCAAATAAATGACATCGTGTCTTGCTACGCAAGGATTATATAAATCCCCAAAAATCAATTTTAACAAAAAGTAATTTTTGTTGGTAGTGCGAGCATCTTGCTCGCTACCCATTCCCAATTTAAATGTATAACAGCTTATGTCTGTATAACGATGTTCAAGGAAAAATCAAGCCAAATCATAGCAACTCTCATTCAGATTTGGCGATCGCAAGCTAATAAGCCTCTGTTCTGGAAGCTTGCTATTATCCCGATTTTAGGGGTAATCCTAACAGTTGCGGGGCTTTGGGTTTTTCTAGAAATTGCGGATGAGGTGTTAGAAAAGCAAACTCAGGCAATTGACACAACCCTAATATTGCTGGTTAAACAATTTCATTCGCCGCTGCTAGATTGGGTGATGCGGGGGGCTTCGATTATTGGCGGAACCGTGGTTGTTACTCTAATTTGTCTAATTTTAGGGGCAATATTTTGGGCGCGACAACAGCGCGTTTATTTTACCGCTTTAGCGATTACTGCTATTGGCGGAACCGGATTAAACCTGTTAATTAAACAGTTATTTGACCGTCAACGCCCTCAACTCTGGGAAATGACTAGGAGTGAACCCAATACCTCCAGTTTCCCTAGTGGTCATGCCATGTTATCACTGGTTATCTATGGTTTTATTGCCTATTTACTAGCCCGTCACTTTCGCCGTTGGCGGTGGTGGATTGTTAGCCTAATTATTGGCTTGATTGCTTTAATTGGCTTCAGTCGGGTTTATCTGGGTATTCATTGGCCCACAGATATTGTAGCCGGACAAGCGGCAGGATTAACCTGGCTGATGGCTTGTTTGTTAAATCTTGAGATTTACCGACGCTATCATCAATACCGTAATAACTCACCACAGTCACTCTCATCCTAATTTAAGGACAATAATACGCTCAATAATTTTATATCACCGAAATCCTTGATATACCGTAGGGTAGGCATTGCCCACCAGCCAAAATTTCAGTCCCCTTCAATTTAAGGGTTATGGAGTTGTCGCAGCAATAAAGCAAAACCACTATGGAAGCGGTTATCTTAATCGGAATTCAGGCGTCAGGGAAATCATCATTTTGCCGCGATCGCTTTTATAATACTCATATCCGGATTAACTTGGATATGCTCAAAACTCGGCATCGGGAAGCGATTCTGGTTCAAGCATGTCTCGATGCTCAACAGCGGTTTGTTGTGGATAACACGAATCCGACTCCGGCAGATAGAGCGCGTTATATCCTACCTGCGAAGGAAAATAGATTTCGGGTTGTGGGGTATTATTTTCAATCGGTTGTAGAGGATTGTAAGCGACGGAATGCTCAACGCCAAGGCAAACAGGTGATTCCTGTACCGGGGATTTTAGCAACTCATAAAAAGCTGGTTTTACCGCGCTGGGATGAAGGGTTTGATGCGCTTTATTATGTGAAAATGGGGGCAAATTATTCGTTTATCGTCAAAGAGTGGAATCAATACAGCAAGGGATAGCAATAGTCAACTTGTGTTACAGCAGATTTGGA belongs to Coleofasciculus chthonoplastes PCC 7420 and includes:
- a CDS encoding AAA family ATPase — encoded protein: MEAVILIGIQASGKSSFCRDRFYNTHIRINLDMLKTRHREAILVQACLDAQQRFVVDNTNPTPADRARYILPAKENRFRVVGYYFQSVVEDCKRRNAQRQGKQVIPVPGILATHKKLVLPRWDEGFDALYYVKMGANYSFIVKEWNQYSKG
- a CDS encoding phosphatase PAP2 family protein, whose protein sequence is MFKEKSSQIIATLIQIWRSQANKPLFWKLAIIPILGVILTVAGLWVFLEIADEVLEKQTQAIDTTLILLVKQFHSPLLDWVMRGASIIGGTVVVTLICLILGAIFWARQQRVYFTALAITAIGGTGLNLLIKQLFDRQRPQLWEMTRSEPNTSSFPSGHAMLSLVIYGFIAYLLARHFRRWRWWIVSLIIGLIALIGFSRVYLGIHWPTDIVAGQAAGLTWLMACLLNLEIYRRYHQYRNNSPQSLSS